One Spirochaeta africana DSM 8902 genomic window carries:
- a CDS encoding chromosome segregation SMC family protein, translating to MFLKSVEVFGFKSFADKSRIEFSPGISALLGPNGCGKSNVVDAIKWVLGEQASRSLRAERMEDVIFNGTDTRKQLNVAEVSLTLSNDTGLLPMDVPEVEVKRRLFRSGTSEYFINGAPVRLKDLRELFYDTGIGKSAYSIMEQGKIDQVLSTKPEERRTIFEEAATITKYKMKGAEAERKLERTVENMNQVRNILAEVEKRYKTLEKQAAKTERYRELKDQIFHTEVDQTLLKLRKLINDRDKTVQQLQDSTAERDKLKQNIDQINESLEEHMEEVHSMEERLVEAQKNLYRLEVEQKSTHGRRTMLVERLEEVQSKIETETGRLEGLRQTIARIETGISEKETQAADTNTRIAELETNIKEFEESIETASRRIADNEQQAVRLNDEVASLENEQEVLGEELRGVTDVIVQELDERLRESGYSSRRRQELEAQMRHLLSSIRITLEGKRDVLGDLAGRDTVGSGDLSGIIEALQGLPDRVAEAEELLNQYHDATPAFLDDFLAPEGIITRKREIDERIAACRDKVRDNRSAITTLQEENRELQRKRDEYRRTLEELRLNRVQLQNQLQTITQEIERDRRSIEQQQRRCAEIEEGISIERDRIQGLNEHIEKVDQQSQELTTQEAMARKELEQLNSEISSRNKSVLKNERQVKDQMQSLAKLQEKVERIHLREAEIKADIRNLYENFRDRHSRDLSEFEERTFEIGEQYSEVRDALQRLRSELKELGQVNLMAPEEFAEVEERYNFLTSQLDDLGRAKQDLDRITAEIRKESTQLFLETYEKIKRNFHTLFRRLFGGGRAEIRLVDPDDVLESGIEILAQPPGKKLENINLLSGGERSMTAVALLFATYMVKPSPFCLLDEIDAALDEENVGRFVGVLTEFAKESQFIVITHNKKTVGGAQTLLGVTMEESGVSKVISIRLDTRSEGDEPAEEEAVAELT from the coding sequence GTGTTTCTAAAAAGTGTCGAGGTGTTCGGGTTCAAGTCCTTCGCCGATAAAAGCCGCATCGAGTTTTCACCTGGGATATCGGCTCTGCTGGGGCCGAATGGCTGCGGCAAAAGCAATGTCGTGGATGCCATCAAGTGGGTGCTTGGCGAACAAGCCAGCCGCAGCCTTCGTGCCGAACGCATGGAGGATGTAATCTTTAACGGGACCGATACCCGCAAGCAGCTGAATGTGGCCGAGGTAAGTCTTACCCTGTCCAACGATACCGGACTGCTGCCGATGGATGTTCCGGAGGTTGAGGTCAAACGTCGTCTGTTCCGCTCGGGTACCAGCGAGTACTTTATCAACGGTGCGCCGGTGCGATTGAAAGACCTGCGGGAACTGTTCTACGACACCGGGATTGGCAAATCGGCCTACTCAATCATGGAGCAGGGCAAGATCGATCAGGTGCTGTCCACCAAGCCGGAGGAACGCCGTACGATCTTCGAGGAAGCTGCCACAATAACCAAATACAAGATGAAGGGTGCCGAGGCCGAACGCAAACTGGAGCGTACGGTAGAGAACATGAATCAGGTGCGCAACATCCTTGCCGAGGTTGAAAAACGCTACAAGACCCTGGAGAAGCAGGCCGCTAAGACAGAGCGCTATCGTGAGCTTAAGGATCAGATCTTTCATACCGAGGTAGATCAGACCTTGCTGAAGCTGCGCAAGCTGATCAACGATCGGGACAAGACCGTACAGCAGCTGCAGGATTCCACCGCTGAGCGCGACAAGCTGAAGCAGAACATCGACCAGATAAACGAGAGCCTGGAAGAGCACATGGAAGAGGTTCACTCCATGGAGGAGCGACTGGTAGAGGCCCAGAAAAATCTCTACCGCCTCGAGGTAGAGCAGAAATCTACCCACGGGCGTCGCACCATGCTGGTTGAACGGCTGGAAGAGGTGCAGAGCAAGATCGAGACCGAGACCGGTCGCCTGGAAGGACTGCGGCAGACCATTGCCCGCATCGAGACTGGTATCAGCGAGAAGGAAACCCAGGCAGCGGATACCAACACCCGGATAGCCGAGCTCGAAACCAACATCAAGGAATTCGAGGAGTCGATCGAAACTGCATCGCGCCGGATTGCCGATAACGAACAGCAGGCGGTGCGGCTGAATGATGAGGTTGCCTCGCTGGAGAACGAGCAGGAAGTGCTTGGTGAGGAACTGCGCGGGGTCACCGATGTGATAGTCCAGGAGCTGGACGAACGCCTGCGCGAAAGCGGGTACTCCAGTCGGAGACGTCAGGAGCTGGAAGCGCAGATGCGGCACCTGTTGTCATCGATCCGCATCACCCTGGAAGGGAAACGTGATGTTTTGGGGGATCTTGCCGGCCGCGACACGGTGGGATCCGGGGATCTTTCCGGTATTATCGAGGCATTACAGGGGCTGCCTGATCGGGTTGCCGAGGCTGAAGAGCTGCTCAATCAGTACCACGATGCCACGCCGGCATTCCTGGACGATTTTCTCGCGCCGGAGGGTATCATCACCCGCAAACGCGAGATTGATGAGCGTATAGCCGCCTGTCGGGACAAGGTGCGCGACAACCGGTCCGCGATCACCACCCTGCAGGAAGAAAACCGGGAACTGCAGCGCAAACGCGACGAATACCGGCGCACCCTGGAGGAGCTGCGCCTGAACCGGGTGCAGCTGCAGAATCAGCTGCAGACCATCACCCAGGAAATCGAGCGGGATCGACGCAGTATCGAGCAGCAGCAGCGACGCTGTGCCGAGATAGAGGAAGGCATCTCGATTGAGCGTGACCGGATACAGGGACTGAATGAGCATATCGAGAAGGTCGACCAGCAGTCCCAGGAACTGACTACCCAGGAAGCGATGGCTCGCAAGGAACTTGAGCAGCTGAACAGCGAGATTTCTTCCCGGAATAAAAGTGTGCTCAAGAACGAGCGTCAGGTCAAGGACCAGATGCAGTCGCTGGCAAAGCTGCAGGAAAAGGTTGAGCGGATCCATCTGCGCGAGGCGGAGATCAAGGCGGATATCCGCAACCTGTATGAAAACTTCCGCGATCGTCATAGTCGTGATCTTTCCGAGTTCGAGGAGCGGACCTTCGAAATCGGCGAGCAGTACAGCGAGGTGCGCGACGCCCTGCAGCGCCTGCGCAGTGAACTGAAGGAACTCGGCCAGGTCAATCTGATGGCCCCCGAGGAGTTCGCCGAGGTAGAGGAACGCTATAACTTTCTCACCAGCCAGCTGGACGACCTCGGTCGGGCCAAACAGGATCTTGACCGAATCACCGCCGAGATCCGCAAGGAGTCGACACAGCTGTTTCTGGAGACGTACGAGAAGATAAAGCGCAACTTTCATACCCTGTTCCGTCGCTTGTTCGGTGGTGGGCGTGCCGAGATCCGGCTGGTAGATCCCGATGATGTCCTCGAGTCGGGTATCGAGATCCTGGCACAACCGCCGGGCAAGAAACTGGAGAATATCAACCTGCTTTCCGGTGGTGAGCGATCTATGACTGCGGTCGCACTGCTGTTTGCAACCTACATGGTAAAGCCTTCCCCATTCTGTCTGCTGGACGAGATCGATGCCGCACTGGACGAGGAGAATGTCGGGCGCTTCGTCGGGGTACTGACCGAGTTTGCCAAGGAAAGCCAGTTCATTGTGATAACCCACAACAAGAAAACCGTAGGCGGGGCCCAGACCCTGCTTGGGGTAACCATGGAGGAGTCCGGTGTCTCCAAGGTTATATCCATACGCCTTGATACCCGTTCCGAGGGTGATGAGCCGGCAGAGGAGGAGGCGGTTGCAGAGCTTACCTGA
- a CDS encoding EscU/YscU/HrcU family type III secretion system export apparatus switch protein, translated as MSMPTGKPLRAVAVRYTTNLPAPVLVGKGQRLHAERILEIAREHGIQVVQDPDLLEELYPLQIEELIPESLYESVARLLQFVYTLHNNEKNIS; from the coding sequence ATGTCGATGCCCACGGGTAAACCCTTGCGAGCAGTTGCGGTGCGCTACACCACCAATCTGCCAGCCCCCGTGCTGGTCGGCAAGGGGCAGCGCCTGCACGCTGAACGCATCCTGGAGATAGCCCGGGAGCATGGTATCCAGGTGGTGCAGGATCCGGATTTGCTGGAGGAACTGTACCCATTGCAGATTGAGGAGCTGATCCCCGAATCATTGTATGAATCAGTGGCAAGATTGCTGCAGTTTGTTTATACTTTGCACAACAATGAGAAGAATATCAGTTAA
- a CDS encoding KH domain-containing protein produces MEKELVAYVAQALVDNPEAVEVAVIEGEKSTILELRVAPDDIGKVIGKHGRIAKSLRTILSAASTKSGKRVVLEILD; encoded by the coding sequence GTGGAAAAGGAACTGGTTGCATACGTAGCTCAGGCACTGGTCGATAACCCGGAGGCTGTTGAGGTCGCCGTTATAGAGGGCGAGAAGTCAACTATTCTGGAACTGCGGGTTGCGCCCGACGACATCGGCAAGGTGATCGGCAAGCATGGCCGGATTGCAAAGTCGCTGCGGACGATCCTGAGTGCCGCATCGACAAAATCCGGCAAGCGAGTGGTGCTGGAAATCCTGGACTGA
- the rplS gene encoding 50S ribosomal protein L19, which yields MDAIKAVENTQLKEGRDDFRIGDTVKVHFNIVEGKTERIQVYEGIVIQRANEGSRASFTVRKISYGVGVERVFPTHSPRIQRIEVVRRGRVRRAKLYYLRDRVGKAAKVRELIKKKVK from the coding sequence ATGGACGCGATTAAAGCAGTCGAAAATACGCAGTTGAAAGAGGGACGTGACGATTTCCGCATCGGCGATACGGTAAAGGTTCACTTTAACATCGTCGAGGGAAAGACCGAGCGTATCCAGGTATACGAGGGTATAGTTATCCAGCGAGCCAACGAGGGTTCTCGCGCATCCTTTACCGTACGCAAGATTTCTTACGGTGTCGGGGTAGAGCGTGTGTTTCCGACCCACTCGCCGCGCATCCAGCGCATCGAGGTCGTGCGACGCGGTCGCGTACGTCGAGCCAAGCTGTACTATCTGCGTGACCGTGTTGGTAAAGCCGCCAAGGTTCGCGAGCTTATCAAAAAGAAAGTAAAGTAG
- the trmD gene encoding tRNA (guanosine(37)-N1)-methyltransferase TrmD gives MKLSVITLFPEILSGYMQTSIMARAIAAGRIRYDLINLRPFGTGRHRTCDDPPFGGGAGMVLKPEPLAAALDSIKASGKRVVYPTPSGRPFNQQIAQELSREQELVFICGRYEGIDQRIIDTYVDDELSIGDYVLSSGEVASLVIIDAVYRLIDEVISAESLEEESFADGLLEYPQYTRPAEYNGHSVPDVLLSGNHARIADWRHQQRVARTRDRRPDLLAAYYQSKGEQHGRD, from the coding sequence ATGAAACTCAGTGTCATTACCCTGTTTCCCGAGATCCTATCCGGCTATATGCAGACGTCGATTATGGCACGGGCTATCGCTGCGGGACGCATACGCTACGATTTGATCAATCTGCGGCCGTTCGGCACTGGCAGACATCGTACCTGCGATGACCCCCCGTTCGGCGGCGGGGCCGGTATGGTTCTGAAGCCGGAACCACTGGCGGCTGCGCTGGACAGCATCAAGGCCAGTGGAAAGCGGGTGGTATATCCAACCCCGTCAGGGCGACCGTTCAATCAGCAGATTGCCCAGGAGCTTTCCCGGGAACAGGAGCTGGTATTTATCTGCGGTCGCTACGAGGGTATCGATCAGCGGATTATCGATACCTATGTTGATGATGAGCTTTCGATCGGTGACTACGTCCTGTCCAGCGGGGAGGTCGCATCGCTGGTGATCATAGACGCGGTGTACCGATTGATCGATGAGGTGATATCCGCCGAGTCGTTGGAAGAAGAAAGCTTTGCCGACGGGCTGCTGGAGTATCCTCAGTACACTCGTCCGGCAGAATATAATGGACATTCGGTACCGGATGTGTTACTCTCCGGGAACCATGCCAGAATTGCTGACTGGCGCCACCAGCAGCGAGTGGCCAGGACCCGTGACCGGCGTCCGGATCTACTGGCCGCGTACTATCAGAGCAAAGGAGAACAGCATGGACGCGATTAA
- a CDS encoding tetratricopeptide repeat protein, which yields MTKAFGLVRYGLAVAAAVVLLLSCASVPEPGASSDSAGHPGAATGDNTAADAEAALDTATGSGHEDPGAVPRAGLEPDDIPILTSPQADNQPEASLRRSSTAVPQVRHHDDHATTTESLSGPLPVPEIKSTPTAVSAEIPLEDRILPLPEIPDLPASAHAAEPSDEADAEAAAAETAPQPDPDAPEPPAAAEETMQPAEPDAAEEPASAAEAAAAEDATPAAAPAAPASAAPAAPEPPAVTPPGPASSDLHDAPPALENAAVDHTVQAGPEESFRVVLPGGSWIYLGERDGKRQVSFVSRSHRDGDTEFVFRSSEAGEYLLGFQRQDLSRGVTERMLARAEVTEDAADADDSESRGTGHSTTGPSADADGDVDAPGSTLPGLDTAVAPDISPQAGISSDPAAETAMGDRAPDSGGRDSGTPDSADLPRLLDAGNAEGISHVLQRVAPDELADEHDTAVLLQALAEVMSLDRPNGAGGLLQQLLQDEAARESRPQLLYWLGQYYEHPDTRDYRRAVEHYSELEQRYPFHELAEPAGVRRRFLRRHFMDIR from the coding sequence ATGACAAAGGCGTTCGGACTGGTACGGTACGGTCTGGCTGTTGCTGCTGCTGTTGTGCTGCTGCTGTCTTGTGCCTCCGTACCGGAACCTGGTGCCAGTAGCGACTCTGCAGGTCATCCTGGCGCCGCAACCGGGGACAACACCGCTGCCGATGCAGAAGCTGCACTCGATACAGCCACTGGTTCCGGGCATGAGGATCCAGGCGCGGTACCTCGCGCCGGGCTGGAACCGGACGACATACCGATACTGACATCGCCGCAGGCAGACAATCAGCCGGAGGCAAGCCTGCGCCGCAGTTCGACTGCTGTGCCGCAGGTTCGCCACCACGATGATCATGCCACGACAACCGAAAGCCTGTCGGGTCCTTTGCCGGTGCCCGAGATCAAAAGCACCCCGACAGCAGTCTCCGCGGAGATTCCCCTGGAAGACCGCATCCTGCCGCTGCCGGAGATCCCGGATCTTCCCGCGTCTGCTCATGCGGCAGAGCCGTCAGACGAGGCAGACGCGGAAGCTGCAGCTGCAGAGACAGCCCCACAGCCCGACCCGGATGCACCGGAGCCGCCAGCTGCAGCAGAAGAGACAATGCAACCAGCCGAGCCAGACGCAGCAGAGGAGCCAGCTTCAGCTGCAGAGGCCGCCGCAGCTGAAGATGCAACGCCAGCGGCCGCCCCTGCCGCTCCGGCTTCTGCCGCCCCCGCTGCACCAGAGCCGCCAGCCGTGACACCCCCTGGCCCTGCTTCGTCAGATCTGCACGACGCACCTCCGGCACTGGAAAACGCCGCGGTGGACCATACCGTCCAGGCCGGCCCCGAGGAGTCCTTCAGGGTGGTGCTGCCGGGGGGCAGCTGGATATATCTTGGTGAGCGGGACGGAAAGCGACAGGTGTCTTTCGTTTCGCGTTCGCACCGCGACGGTGATACCGAGTTTGTTTTTCGCTCGAGCGAGGCTGGTGAGTATCTTCTGGGCTTTCAGCGGCAGGATCTCAGTCGAGGGGTTACCGAGCGGATGCTGGCGCGGGCCGAGGTTACCGAGGATGCAGCAGATGCTGACGACAGCGAGTCCCGCGGCACCGGCCATTCCACGACTGGACCATCGGCTGACGCCGACGGTGACGTGGACGCACCGGGGTCAACCTTGCCGGGGTTAGATACGGCCGTTGCACCCGACATATCCCCGCAAGCCGGTATATCGAGTGATCCTGCTGCCGAGACCGCTATGGGAGATCGGGCGCCGGATTCGGGAGGGCGGGATTCAGGCACACCGGATTCGGCTGATCTGCCCCGGCTGCTGGATGCCGGTAATGCCGAGGGTATCAGTCACGTGCTGCAGCGAGTCGCACCAGACGAGCTGGCAGACGAGCATGATACTGCTGTACTGCTGCAGGCACTTGCCGAGGTTATGAGTCTGGATCGGCCGAATGGAGCAGGGGGCTTGCTGCAGCAGCTGCTCCAGGACGAAGCCGCTCGCGAATCACGTCCGCAGCTGCTGTACTGGCTGGGACAGTACTATGAGCATCCAGATACCCGTGATTACCGGCGAGCCGTGGAGCACTATTCCGAGCTTGAGCAACGCTATCCCTTTCACGAGCTGGCAGAGCCGGCTGGGGTTCGTCGTCGATTTCTGCGCCGGCATTTTATGGATATCCGATAG
- a CDS encoding DUF3276 family protein — protein sequence MGLRGELFSSKAVSEKRTFFFNVKENRRGDMFLNIVESKRIEGAAEVDRHQIVVYQEELDDFYSALSEAVEHVKERRWKAFKERRGRKSDRVPRSESAGQDGPSGAPDSASASDSVPPGPQRDSVPPTPTGSRDSVPPRAGAQRDSAPPHNSVPRDEAPPRPAARRDSAPLDSRDTAPDSSPTVSEPPRKKVVRKVRLRRETSADESPKDPAGE from the coding sequence ATGGGATTACGAGGCGAACTTTTTTCGTCCAAGGCCGTTTCCGAGAAACGGACGTTCTTTTTCAATGTGAAGGAAAACCGTCGCGGCGATATGTTTCTGAATATCGTCGAGAGCAAGCGGATCGAAGGGGCTGCCGAGGTAGACCGCCATCAGATCGTGGTGTACCAGGAGGAGCTTGACGACTTCTATTCCGCTTTGTCCGAGGCGGTTGAACATGTGAAAGAGCGACGCTGGAAGGCCTTCAAGGAGCGTCGCGGTCGCAAGAGCGACCGGGTTCCTCGCAGCGAAAGTGCCGGACAGGACGGCCCGTCCGGCGCCCCGGATTCTGCATCTGCATCCGACTCGGTGCCCCCCGGGCCGCAGCGTGATTCAGTGCCACCGACGCCGACTGGCAGCCGTGACTCGGTGCCGCCACGCGCCGGGGCTCAGCGCGATTCAGCGCCGCCGCACAACAGCGTGCCGCGCGATGAGGCGCCACCGCGACCGGCTGCCCGTCGTGACTCGGCACCATTGGATTCCCGCGATACCGCACCGGACAGCTCCCCGACAGTATCAGAGCCTCCGCGAAAAAAGGTGGTCAGGAAAGTCCGTCTGCGCCGCGAAACGAGCGCCGATGAATCACCGAAGGACCCAGCTGGCGAATAG
- a CDS encoding ribonuclease HII produces the protein MHETRSTKPQLICGVDEAGRGPLAGPVTAAAVILPPDFPADQLRDSKKLTLAGRTRLESLIRQEATAFGMGWAWPAEIDRINILQAAMLAMQRAVYDLRPPQEHPRLDTAALLQEPTPPLDTIPPGPDTGRSQPGIRPDLALIDGNRCPDLGDIPCQAEIKGDDRIHQIMAASILAKTARDRWMAAWDARYPGYGFAGHKGYPTAAHRDAIRQLGPSVIHRRSFRGADGLS, from the coding sequence ATGCATGAAACACGGTCAACAAAACCGCAGCTGATCTGCGGTGTAGATGAAGCCGGCCGCGGCCCCCTGGCTGGACCGGTAACCGCTGCAGCGGTGATTCTGCCACCGGATTTTCCCGCGGATCAGCTGCGAGACTCAAAAAAACTTACCCTTGCCGGGCGCACCCGCCTGGAATCCCTGATCCGGCAGGAAGCAACCGCTTTCGGCATGGGCTGGGCCTGGCCGGCAGAAATCGATCGCATCAATATCCTCCAGGCGGCCATGCTGGCGATGCAGCGTGCGGTCTACGACCTTCGCCCGCCACAAGAGCATCCCCGCCTTGATACCGCGGCGCTGCTCCAGGAGCCCACCCCGCCGCTGGATACCATACCGCCTGGGCCAGACACCGGACGCAGCCAACCGGGGATACGACCGGACCTGGCGCTGATTGACGGGAATCGCTGTCCGGATCTGGGGGACATCCCGTGTCAGGCCGAGATCAAGGGCGATGACCGGATTCATCAGATTATGGCCGCCTCGATTCTCGCCAAAACTGCCCGAGATCGATGGATGGCAGCCTGGGACGCCCGGTATCCCGGCTACGGCTTTGCCGGGCATAAAGGGTATCCGACGGCTGCACACCGCGACGCTATTCGCCAGCTGGGTCCTTCGGTGATTCATCGGCGCTCGTTTCGCGGCGCAGACGGACTTTCCTGA
- the ffh gene encoding signal recognition particle protein, which produces MLDRISQKFSDLFRSVSGNNRITEQNVRDVVQEIKVALLEADVNVRVVRRFVNRTLEDATGDAVLRSVSPGQMFTKIVHDRLVEFLGDERQDLQLKGPDTVSPILLLGLQGSGKTTTAAKLAARLSREGRKVLLVAADLVRPAAVDQLQVLGERIGVAVHVVDGARDPVAVAKAGLKRAKKELYDTVIVDTSGRMQVDAALMKELQAVKKVVQPVESVLVADSMTGQSAVDIAKEFNEQIGLSGIILSKFDSDARGGAALSLKTITGTPIKFIGVGEKTEDLEPFYPDRIAGRILGMGDVVSLVEKAQETIDEQEALELQQKMAKANFSLADYLDQIQRVKKMGSMESLLGMIPGMQGRVSEEDLNTDELKYEEAILQSMTRVELENYRIIGINRRKRIARGSGTTVYQVNRMLKKFDKMRTMMKKVTKNKKYQAQLMQQLGGMQ; this is translated from the coding sequence ATGCTTGATCGGATCTCTCAGAAGTTCAGCGACCTGTTTCGTTCCGTGAGCGGGAACAACCGTATCACCGAGCAAAACGTCAGAGATGTAGTGCAGGAGATCAAGGTTGCTCTGCTCGAGGCAGATGTCAATGTCAGGGTAGTGCGTCGGTTTGTGAACAGAACCCTTGAGGACGCTACCGGAGATGCAGTTCTTCGGTCGGTTTCCCCGGGACAGATGTTTACCAAGATCGTGCATGACCGACTGGTCGAATTTCTCGGGGATGAACGGCAGGATCTGCAGCTCAAGGGACCGGATACGGTTTCGCCGATACTGCTGCTGGGTCTGCAGGGCTCCGGGAAAACTACCACGGCGGCCAAGCTGGCGGCTCGACTGTCCAGGGAAGGTCGGAAGGTCTTGCTGGTTGCAGCTGACCTGGTGCGCCCGGCAGCGGTTGATCAGCTGCAGGTTCTGGGTGAGCGCATCGGGGTTGCCGTCCATGTCGTGGATGGAGCCAGGGACCCGGTCGCAGTTGCCAAAGCCGGACTGAAACGGGCAAAAAAAGAGCTGTACGATACGGTAATAGTTGATACATCCGGTCGTATGCAGGTAGATGCAGCCCTGATGAAAGAGCTGCAGGCGGTCAAGAAGGTGGTTCAGCCGGTTGAAAGCGTGCTGGTAGCCGACTCGATGACCGGTCAGAGCGCAGTCGACATCGCCAAGGAATTTAACGAACAGATTGGTCTGAGCGGGATCATTCTGAGCAAGTTTGATTCGGATGCCCGTGGCGGTGCAGCACTGTCGTTAAAGACCATTACCGGCACCCCGATCAAGTTCATCGGTGTCGGCGAAAAAACCGAAGACCTGGAGCCGTTTTATCCTGACCGGATTGCCGGCCGGATACTCGGAATGGGCGATGTTGTCAGCCTGGTCGAAAAGGCACAGGAGACAATAGACGAGCAGGAAGCGCTGGAGCTCCAGCAAAAGATGGCCAAGGCCAACTTTTCGCTGGCTGATTATCTTGATCAGATTCAGCGGGTCAAGAAGATGGGCAGCATGGAGTCCCTGCTGGGCATGATCCCCGGCATGCAGGGGCGTGTATCAGAAGAGGATCTGAATACCGATGAGCTGAAGTACGAGGAGGCGATCCTGCAGTCCATGACGCGGGTCGAGCTCGAAAACTATCGGATTATCGGAATTAATCGGCGCAAGCGTATAGCCAGAGGCAGCGGTACCACCGTTTATCAGGTAAACCGCATGCTGAAGAAGTTCGACAAGATGCGCACCATGATGAAGAAAGTAACCAAAAACAAGAAATACCAGGCCCAGTTGATGCAACAGCTGGGCGGAATGCAGTAA
- the rpsP gene encoding 30S ribosomal protein S16 yields the protein MSVKIRLKRLGTKKRPCYRIVAIDSRSARDSRPIEELGYYQPINKDENSQVNLKEDRIREWLSNGATPSPTVKRLLNRRNITVK from the coding sequence GTGAGTGTAAAAATTCGTCTGAAACGACTGGGAACAAAAAAGCGTCCCTGCTATCGAATTGTGGCAATCGACTCCCGCAGCGCACGGGACAGCCGTCCTATTGAGGAGCTTGGGTACTACCAGCCTATCAATAAAGACGAGAACAGTCAGGTAAACCTGAAAGAGGATCGCATCCGCGAGTGGCTGAGCAACGGGGCTACCCCGTCACCTACCGTCAAGCGCTTGCTCAATCGACGAAACATCACCGTAAAATAA
- the rimM gene encoding ribosome maturation factor RimM (Essential for efficient processing of 16S rRNA): protein MQQQLTIGFITGSHGVRGELKVRSTSGEMEHFLKLGSVTVRQKGQDDRELQVRSVRGKPDAIILALEGINDPETARKLRGSELIVPRDAAAPLGTNEYYVADLVGCCIQYLGTTVGRVVSVWNNGLHDMFDIELNEGGQRVVPFLDKFIGAVDPDAGYIELKLEWILE from the coding sequence ATGCAGCAGCAGCTGACCATTGGATTTATTACCGGAAGCCATGGGGTACGAGGCGAACTGAAGGTTCGCTCTACCTCTGGTGAGATGGAGCATTTTCTCAAACTGGGTTCGGTTACCGTTCGGCAGAAGGGACAGGATGATCGGGAGCTGCAGGTACGCAGTGTACGCGGGAAACCCGACGCCATCATTCTGGCACTCGAGGGGATCAACGATCCCGAGACTGCACGAAAGCTGCGCGGCAGCGAACTCATAGTACCGAGAGATGCCGCCGCGCCACTTGGTACGAATGAGTATTATGTTGCGGATCTTGTCGGATGCTGTATACAGTATCTTGGCACTACAGTCGGCCGGGTCGTCTCGGTCTGGAACAACGGCCTGCATGATATGTTCGACATCGAGCTGAATGAAGGCGGTCAGCGTGTTGTGCCGTTTCTGGACAAGTTCATCGGCGCGGTTGACCCGGATGCGGGATACATCGAACTGAAACTGGAGTGGATACTGGAATGA